From SAR324 cluster bacterium:
GAAGCGATTCCAATTGCCCACTTTGACCAAAAATGGAAAGCGATGCTCACGGATACTTAGTGTTTTGAGTTGACCTAAACAAGAAGGATTGCGAATCTCTTCAATCAGAGCAGCCAAGGGAGGCATATAGCGATATTCCATTGCCACCCAAATCGGAAAATGAAAATTCTTTTTCAGTTGAAGTAATTTTTTGAGTTGCGCTGCAGAGGTACAGAGTGGTTTCTCAACCAAAGTTGGCTTTGGTTGAAGGCTGCTGATCAGTTCTAATTGCTCAGCATGTCTAAAATTAGGACTCGCAATCACCCAAGCATCGACTTCTGTTTCCCATAGCAATGCCTCGATGCTCTCATGAAATTGGATCGAAGGAACTTGTTGTTTCATCTGTGTTCGCACCCCTTCATCGGGCTCATAAGCATGCTTTAACTCAACATTATCCAGCAATTTCATATTTCGCACGTGCTCCTGGCCCATCATTCCACATCCAATCATTCCATATTGAAGCGGCCGTTTTTCAGTCGTCATTTTTTACCCACAAAATCATTTAGCTAAAGTCATGTCCAATTCTCAAACAGTCGTACCTATCCAGAGTGCAGATCTAGATCGTGTGGAAGTGGCGTGGTTTGCCCCTCTTTGTTCAGATGATTACCGGTATCTTGGTGTTCCAGATGGGCAACTACGCAGCAATTGGAAAAACACTAGTGAAGTCTTACTTACTGCTGAAAAGCTTGGCTTCGGCAACATTCTTTGTCCCTCTTCCTATCAAGTTGGCCAAGATACGTTAACATTCGCATCCAGCGTAGCACCTCTGACCAGTCAAATTAACGTGCTCACGGCTGTACGCTGTGGAGAAATGCACCCAATCATGTTGGCTAGAACGGTTGCTACCATGGATCATATGATGAGAGGCCGCCTTACGATCAATATTATTTCCTCGGACATGCCAGGAGAGAAGATTTCCAGTGAAGATCGTTACGAACGGTCCAAGGAGGTCGTCGAGATTCTCAAACAGGCCTGGAGCCAAGATGAAATCAACTATGAAGGTCGTTTCTATCAATTTCAAAAGCTAACCACTGATCCTGCCAGACCCTATCAGCAAAATGGTGGACCACTACTCTACTTTGGTGGCTATTCTCCGCCCGCACTTCAACTTTGTGGCCAGCACTGTGATGTCTACCTGATGTGGCCGGAACCAGAGGATGCGTTGAAAGAAAGAATGCGAGCTGCTCACGCTCAGGCCCAGTGTTTTAGGAGAAAACTCGATTATGGGTTGCGGGTTCACATGATCGTTCGTAACACAGAAGCCGAAGCTAGAGAATACGCGCAGTCTCTGGTGTCTCAGCTAGAAGCCAAAATTGGACAATCGATCAAAGCTCGGGCTTTGGACTCCACTAGCCTTGGCGTCTCTTATCAGGCAAAGAATGTCATTGATTCAGATGAACTCGGGTTTGTAGAACCTAATCTTTGGACTGGCGTCGGACGAGCTCGTTCTGGATGTGGAGCTGCGCTTGTTGGTAGTGTTGATCAGATTCTGACCAAACTTGAAAGATACCAGAAAATGGGAATTCGGGCTTTTATTTTCTCAGGCTATCCCCACAAGGATGAATGTGAAAATTTTGGAACAAATTTACTCCCGCAACTTCAAACCTGCCAACTTTCAAAAGTCTATGGGAGGGTCCCTGACTCTCTCCCCCTGACACCTCTTGGTGTTGGAGAACGGTGTTGAGTCCAGGTTCTTTTGAACACATGAATTCAGTTAAACACAA
This genomic window contains:
- a CDS encoding LLM class flavin-dependent oxidoreductase; this translates as MSNSQTVVPIQSADLDRVEVAWFAPLCSDDYRYLGVPDGQLRSNWKNTSEVLLTAEKLGFGNILCPSSYQVGQDTLTFASSVAPLTSQINVLTAVRCGEMHPIMLARTVATMDHMMRGRLTINIISSDMPGEKISSEDRYERSKEVVEILKQAWSQDEINYEGRFYQFQKLTTDPARPYQQNGGPLLYFGGYSPPALQLCGQHCDVYLMWPEPEDALKERMRAAHAQAQCFRRKLDYGLRVHMIVRNTEAEAREYAQSLVSQLEAKIGQSIKARALDSTSLGVSYQAKNVIDSDELGFVEPNLWTGVGRARSGCGAALVGSVDQILTKLERYQKMGIRAFIFSGYPHKDECENFGTNLLPQLQTCQLSKVYGRVPDSLPLTPLGVGERC